Below is a window of Desmonostoc muscorum LEGE 12446 DNA.
TTTGTATTATAGTAACGTTCGATTTCATAACAGCTTGCAGGGCGATATTGTTTTAATTAACAGTCAATCTAGCGCTGTTTTAGCAATGCGGAGCTTTTCTCAGCGACGATTATATAAAGCTTTAGAGTTGCCAACAGTACAATCAGTACATCCTATATATTTAGATTATACAACCTGGAAAAATCCTGTAACAGGTCGCCCTCGTAGTATCTTGGTATTTGGTATGAACCCAGAAACTAACCTGGTAAACTTGCCTGGAGTTCAGGAAAATTTAGAAAAACTTAAACTAGCAGATGTAGTTTTATTTGACCGTTCTTCTAGGGTCGAATATGGGCCAATTGCTGCTGATTATGACCAAGGAAAAACCGTTACAGCAGAAGTAAGAAGGCGGCGAATTAAAGTAGTAGGACTATTTACATTAGGTGCATCATTTGGCGCAGACGGTAACTTAGTTACCAGCGATGTTAACTTTCTGCGGATATTCAATACTCGTCAGAAAGGATTAATTGATATTGGGTTAATTAGATTGAAACCTGGAGCCAATGCTAATGCTGTTGCTGAAGATTTAAAGAAGTATATACCTAAAGAGATAAATGTTTTAACTAAACAACAATTTATTGACTTTGAGCGAAATTACTGGGCAAGTAGTACAGCTATCGGGTTTATTTTTACACTGGGAACTATCATGGGTTTTATTGTCGGAACTGTAATTGTTTATCAAATCCTTTATACAGAAGTTTCAGATCACTTAGCTGAATACGCTACCCTCAAAGCCATAGGTTATACACATAACTATTTATTGAAAGTCATTTTGCAAGAGGCTTTTCTACTCG
It encodes the following:
- the devC gene encoding ABC transporter permease DevC — translated: MSKKIPLSWLQLTREKTRLAVALAGIAFADILMFMQLGFRDALYYSNVRFHNSLQGDIVLINSQSSAVLAMRSFSQRRLYKALELPTVQSVHPIYLDYTTWKNPVTGRPRSILVFGMNPETNLVNLPGVQENLEKLKLADVVLFDRSSRVEYGPIAADYDQGKTVTAEVRRRRIKVVGLFTLGASFGADGNLVTSDVNFLRIFNTRQKGLIDIGLIRLKPGANANAVAEDLKKYIPKEINVLTKQQFIDFERNYWASSTAIGFIFTLGTIMGFIVGTVIVYQILYTEVSDHLAEYATLKAIGYTHNYLLKVILQEAFLLAVLGYLPGITFALFMYQSARTATLLPVFMSFDRATNVLILTIIMCFVSGAIAVRKLSSADPADIF